In Gallus gallus isolate bGalGal1 chromosome Z, bGalGal1.mat.broiler.GRCg7b, whole genome shotgun sequence, one DNA window encodes the following:
- the DIMT1 gene encoding probable dimethyladenosine transferase, translating to MPKVKGGKRPRQQLQEGRANGILFNTGAGQHILKNPLVVNSIIEKAALRRTDVVLEVGPGTGNLTVKMLEKVKKVIACEIDPRLVGELQKRVQGTCLANKLEIKVGDVLKTELPFFDACVANLPYQISSPFVFKLLLHRPFFRCAILMFQREFALRLVAKPGSKLYCRLSINTQLLARVDHLMKVGKNNFRPPPKVESSVVRIEPKNPPPPINFQEWDGLVRIAFVRKNKTLSAAFKSSAVEQLLDHNYRIHCSLHNAEIPENFKISEKIQTVLKDTGYSEKRARSMDIDDFIRLLHGFNSEGIHFS from the exons ATGCCTAAAGTAAAGGGAGGGAAGCGGCCgcggcagcagctccaggagggCCGCGCCAACG GTATCCTGTTCAACACCGGCGCCGGGCAGCACATCCTGAAGAACCCCCTCGTCGTCAACAGCATCATCGAAAAG GCTGCACTGCGGCGTACAGATGTTGTTCTGGAAGTAGGCCCTGGAACCGGTAACCTGACCGTAAAAATGctagagaaagtgaaaaaa GTTATTGCTTGTGAAATTGATCCCAGACTTGTGGGTGAACTTCAGAAAAGAGTCCAAGGCAC GTGTCTGGCAAACAAACTTGAAATCAAGGTTGGAGATGTCCTGAAAACAGAGTTACCGTTCTTTGATGCATGTGTAGCCAACTTGCCTTACCAG ATTTCTTCACCATTTGTTTTCAAGTTATTGCTTCATAGACCCTTTTTCAG GTGTGCAATACTTATGTTTCAAAGAGAATTTGCACTTCGTTTGGTTGCAAAACCAGGAAGTAAGCTATACTGCAGACTTTCTATCAATACTCAGTTATTAGCTCGAGTGGACCATCTGATGAAG GTtggaaaaaacaacttcaggCCTCCTCCAAAAGTTGAATCCAGTGTTGTCAGAATAGAGCCAAAGAATCCACCACCACCCATCAACTTCCAG GAATGGGATGGTCTGGTAAGGATAGCCTTTGTTAGGAAAAACAAGACGCTCTCTGCAGCCTTTAA gTCAAGTGCTGTAGAGCAGTTGCTGGATCACAATTACCGAATCCATTGTTCCTTACATAATGCA GAAATACCTGAAAACTTcaaaatttcagagaaaatacagacagtCCTAAAAGATACAGGTTACTCTGAAAAACGAGCCCGCTCCATGGATATAGATGATTTCATTCG aCTCTTGCATGGCTTCAACTCAGAAGGCATCCATTTCTCATAG